A single region of the Oryzias latipes chromosome 19, ASM223467v1 genome encodes:
- the LOC101161098 gene encoding dual specificity mitogen-activated protein kinase kinase 4 isoform X3 → MATPGPNGSSAISGGVVGSTSHHFHQQTQGSSMQGFQISLSGLPQSKRKALKLNFASPPVKPTSRLPLQPTAPSFQNPHIERLRTHSIESSGKLKFSPEQYCDFTAEDLRDLGEIGRGAYGSVNKMVHKPTGQIMAVKRIRSTVEEKEQKQLLMDLDVVMRSSDCLYIVQFYGALFREGDCWICMELMSTSLDKFYKYVYCALDDVIPEEILGKITLATVKALNHLKENLKIIHRDIKPSNILMDRRGNIKLCDFGISGQLVDSIAKTRDAGCRPYMAPERIDPSASRQGYDVRSDVWSLGITLYELATGRFPYPKWNSVFDQLTQVVKGEPPQLSNSEERQFSPKFINFVNLCLTKDESKRPKYRELLKHSFILMYEERFVDVASYVCRILDQIPASPVSPMYVD, encoded by the exons gGTTTCAGATAAGCCTGTCTGGACTTCCCCAAA GCAAACGCAAAGCTCTCAAGCTAAACTTTGCCAGTCCTCCTGTGAAGCCAACATCGcggctcccgctccagcccacAGCTCCATCTTTCCAGAACCCTCACAT AGAACGTCTTCGGACACACAGTATCGAGTCGTCTGGAAAGCTGAAGTTCTCTCCTGAGCAGTACTGTGACTTCACAGCAGAGGATCTGAGAGACCTTGGGGAGATTGGGCGCGGGGCGTACGGCTCAGTCAACAAGATGGTCCATAAACCCACCGGTCAGATCATGGCTGTGAAG AGAATTCGCTCCACCGTAGAGGAGAAGGAGCAGAAGCAGCTGCTGATGGATCTGGATGTGGTGATGAGGAGTAGTGACTGTCTTTACATTGTCCAGTTTTACGGCGCCCTCTTCAGGGAG GGGGACTGCTGGATCTGTATGGAGCTGATGTCTACTTCATTAGACAAATTCTACAAATATGTATATTGTGCGCTAGATGACGTCATTCCAGAGGAAATATTAGGCAAAATAACATTAGCA ACGGTCAAAGCACTGAACCACTTGAAAGAAAACTTGAAAATAATCCACAGGG ACATTAAACCTTCCAACATTCTCATGGATCGAAGGGGTAACATCAAACTCTGTGACTTTGGCATCAGCGGTCAGCTGGTGGACTCCATAGCCAAGACCAGGGATGCAGGCTGCCGGCCGTACATGGCG ccTGAAAGGATAGATCCAAGCGCTTCCAGACAGGGCTACGATGTGCGATCCGACGTTTGGAGTTTAGGAATCACGCTG TATGAGCTGGCCACAGGACGGTTCCCTTACCCCAAATGGAACAGTGTTTTCGATCAGCTCACTCAAGTGGTCAAAGGAGAGCCCCCCCAGCTCAGTAACTCAGAGGAGAGGCAGTTCTCCCCCAAGTTCATCAACTTTGTCAACCTCTG CCTTACAAAGGATGAATCAAAAAGGCCAAAGTACAGGGAGCTTCTG AAACACTCCTTCATTCTGATGTACGAGGAGCGCTTTGTGGACGTCGCCAGCTACGTGTGCCGCATCCTGGATCAGATCCCCGCCTCTCCCGTCTCACCTATGTATGTTGACTGA
- the LOC101161098 gene encoding dual specificity mitogen-activated protein kinase kinase 4 isoform X4: MATPGPNGSSAISGGVVGSTSHHFHQQTQGSSMQGKRKALKLNFASPPVKPTSRLPLQPTAPSFQNPHIERLRTHSIESSGKLKFSPEQYCDFTAEDLRDLGEIGRGAYGSVNKMVHKPTGQIMAVKRIRSTVEEKEQKQLLMDLDVVMRSSDCLYIVQFYGALFREGDCWICMELMSTSLDKFYKYVYCALDDVIPEEILGKITLATVKALNHLKENLKIIHRDIKPSNILMDRRGNIKLCDFGISGQLVDSIAKTRDAGCRPYMAPERIDPSASRQGYDVRSDVWSLGITLYELATGRFPYPKWNSVFDQLTQVVKGEPPQLSNSEERQFSPKFINFVNLCLTKDESKRPKYRELLKHSFILMYEERFVDVASYVCRILDQIPASPVSPMYVD, from the exons GCAAACGCAAAGCTCTCAAGCTAAACTTTGCCAGTCCTCCTGTGAAGCCAACATCGcggctcccgctccagcccacAGCTCCATCTTTCCAGAACCCTCACAT AGAACGTCTTCGGACACACAGTATCGAGTCGTCTGGAAAGCTGAAGTTCTCTCCTGAGCAGTACTGTGACTTCACAGCAGAGGATCTGAGAGACCTTGGGGAGATTGGGCGCGGGGCGTACGGCTCAGTCAACAAGATGGTCCATAAACCCACCGGTCAGATCATGGCTGTGAAG AGAATTCGCTCCACCGTAGAGGAGAAGGAGCAGAAGCAGCTGCTGATGGATCTGGATGTGGTGATGAGGAGTAGTGACTGTCTTTACATTGTCCAGTTTTACGGCGCCCTCTTCAGGGAG GGGGACTGCTGGATCTGTATGGAGCTGATGTCTACTTCATTAGACAAATTCTACAAATATGTATATTGTGCGCTAGATGACGTCATTCCAGAGGAAATATTAGGCAAAATAACATTAGCA ACGGTCAAAGCACTGAACCACTTGAAAGAAAACTTGAAAATAATCCACAGGG ACATTAAACCTTCCAACATTCTCATGGATCGAAGGGGTAACATCAAACTCTGTGACTTTGGCATCAGCGGTCAGCTGGTGGACTCCATAGCCAAGACCAGGGATGCAGGCTGCCGGCCGTACATGGCG ccTGAAAGGATAGATCCAAGCGCTTCCAGACAGGGCTACGATGTGCGATCCGACGTTTGGAGTTTAGGAATCACGCTG TATGAGCTGGCCACAGGACGGTTCCCTTACCCCAAATGGAACAGTGTTTTCGATCAGCTCACTCAAGTGGTCAAAGGAGAGCCCCCCCAGCTCAGTAACTCAGAGGAGAGGCAGTTCTCCCCCAAGTTCATCAACTTTGTCAACCTCTG CCTTACAAAGGATGAATCAAAAAGGCCAAAGTACAGGGAGCTTCTG AAACACTCCTTCATTCTGATGTACGAGGAGCGCTTTGTGGACGTCGCCAGCTACGTGTGCCGCATCCTGGATCAGATCCCCGCCTCTCCCGTCTCACCTATGTATGTTGACTGA
- the myocd gene encoding myocardin, translated as MTLLGSEHSILIRRKFRSVLQFRLQQRRAREQLVDQGIMPLNHGKFPKQEDSYAFEEDSSSESLSPEHHHSDESQGSACPSSEPVGSTASSSSSPALTNAQLGGASRDPADQDQEEGLSAGNNSQASPPVPASTITKSKTSDKNRHKKPKDVKPKVKKLKYHQYIPPDQKAEKSPPPMDSAYARLLQQQQLFLQLQILSQQKHSQSQQQQNALTPHGHQRQPTFSYQPHPHSHSQKAASEQISACNSGGSSPIKNTYPNQSSVSPVKPGPLPANLDDLKVSELRQHLRIRGMPVSGTKTALIERLRPFKDPNVEASPTGSSDIATLTFPVTPSGSLCSYQSPSSSSTLSQGGYYPYPSTSSTPPISPASSELSLSGSLPDSFSDVPMSSPTQFGLQPSPVQFGMEDGHGGVSSLGGETQRTGEGGDAEGAEADKDKMLVEKQKVIDELTWKLHQEQRQVEELKMQLHKRKRCYGATHDTIPPPSHSSMLHQQQTPAMMGQHFFGVTVKQESVSSSCPLSSPKQLKNPPDACMEGMGHCNNSITTLGCPAGPQCMETGLSAGSPSTMSAFLSPQCSPQDSPIRKPSSRSQPSSPNNSYLLTPSMGRDGCSHPQSHSSNRARNMQMQQRSAVQQGNCSFSSDQRSLQAVFPGSADCGLNPNCSTKAESQSLQPKMSILPSPRHLGQKCQVCPPAFHSSDSDDLRQPPCYEDAVKQQLTRSQQMDELLDVLIESGEMPANAREEREKSSVTKVVPHITVSPGCPGVLIPRFHWHYDHHSPVQFPYDHAANHNTESHLQTLLGNSVGRAGEVSTGKMTEGDRSQEDERNREADGYSSPQSHHCHPHHLEQDKLLTNRDVMDSPLSPVGNKMSSIPEVQGMVSMTFSETPWETMEWLDLTPPNSANAFSVAQPNVPSIFNTEFLDVTDINLNSAMDLHLEHW; from the exons TGAACCATGGTAAGTTCCCAAAGCAGGAAGACTCGTACGCCTTTGAGGAGGACAGCAGCAGTGAGAGTCTGTCTCCAGAGCATCACCACAGTGACGAGTCTCAGGGCTCAGCCTGCCCTTCGTCTGAGCCTGTCGGCAGcaccgcctcctcctcctcctcacctgcCCTTACCAACGCACAACTG GGCGGAGCCAGCAGAGACCCAGCTGATCAAGATCAGGAAGAAGGTTTGTCTGCTGGCAACAACAGCCAGGCGAGTCCCCCAGTACCAGCTTCCACAATAACCAAG TCCAAAACATCAGACAAGAACCGacacaaaaaacccaaagatGTGAAGCCAAAGGTGAAGAAGCTCAAGTACCACCAGTACATTCCTCCCGATCAGAAGGCAGAAAAGTCCCCTCCTCCCATGGACTCGGCGTACGCCCGcctccttcagcagcagcagcttttcctgcagctgcagatccTGAGCCAGCAGAAACACTCTCagtcgcagcagcagcagaatgcTCTTACCCCGCATGGCCACCAGAGGCAGCCCACCTTCAGCTACCAGCCTCACCCACATTCCCACTCGCAAAA AGCGGCCAGTGAGCAGATATCAGCTTGTAACTCAGGCGGTTCCTCCCCGATCAAGAATACGTATCCTAACCAAAGCAGTGTCTCACCCGTCAAACCAGGACCACTTCCAGCCAATCTAGACGACCTGAAG GTTTCTGAGCTCAGGCAGCACCTGCGTATCCGTGGCATGCCTGTCTCAGGCACAAAGACCGCCCTGATTGAGCGGCTGCGACCCTTCAAGGACCCAAATGTAGAAGCATCACCCACAGGGTCCTCCGACATTGCCACCTTGACCTTCCCTGTCACTCCCTCTGGGTCTTTATGCTCATACCAGTCCCCTTCCTCATCCAGCACTCTGTCGCAGGGGGGCTACTACCCCTACCCCAGCACTTCGTCCACCCCACCCATCTCTCCAGCCTCCTCAGAGCTGTCTCTCAGCGGCTCACTACCAGACAGCTTCAGCGACGTTCCCATGTCCTCACCGACGCAGTTCGGCCTGCAGCCATCCCCAGTGCAGTTTGGCATGGAGGATGGCCACGGGGGAGTAAGCAGTCTTGGTGGGGAGACACAAAGGACGGGGGAGGGTGGAGACGCTGAAGGTGCGGAAGCTGACAAAGACAAGATGCTGGTGGAGAAGCAGAAGGTGATCGATGAGTTGACGTGGAAGCTTCACCAGGAACAGAGACAG GTTGAGGAGTTGAAGATGCAGCTTCACAAGAGGAAGCGCTGCTACGGAGCAACACATGACACCATCCCTCCTCCATCTCACTCCTCAATGCTCCACCAGCAGCAAACTCCAGCCATGATGGGCCAACACTTCTTTGGGGTGACGGTCAAGCAGGAGTCCGTGTCTTCAAGCTGCCCTCTGTCATCTCCAAAGCAGCTCAAGAACCCTCCTGATGCCTGCATGGAGGGCATGGGACACTGCAACAACTCCATCACAACCTTGGGGTGTCCCGCGGGTCCACAGTGCATGGAAACAGGCCTCTCCGCTGGCAGCCCCTCCACCATGTCTGCCTTCCTCAGTCCACAGTGCTCCCCGCAAGATTCTCCCATCAGAAAACCATCCAGTCGCTCACAGCCTTCGTCTCCCAACAACTCCTACCTGCTGACTCCGTCGATGGGGAGAGACGGCTGCAGTCACCCCCAAAGTCATAGCAGCAACAGAGCACGCAACATGCAG ATGCAGCAGAGGAGTGCTGTTCAGCAGGGGAACTGCTCTTTTTCCTCGGACCAAAGAAGCCTCCAGGCGGTCTTTCCTGGTTCTGCTGACTGTGGTCTCAACCCCAACTGCTCAACCAAGGCAGAGAGCCAGAGCTTACAACCAAAG ATGTCAATATTGCCGTCTCCTAGGCATCTTGGCCAAAAATGCCAGGTCTGTCCCCCTGCCTTCCATAGCTCAGATTCAGATGACTTAAGACAGCCCCCATGCTATGAGGATGCAGTCAAGCAG CAACTGACCCGCAGCCAGCAAATGGACGAGCTGCTAGATGTGCTGATAGAGAGTGGAG AGATGCCAGCTAATGCCAGAGAAGAAAGGGAGAAGTCCTCTGTAACCAAAGTTGTGCCTCACATTACTGTGTCCCCAGGGTGTCCCGGTGTGCTCATCCCGAGGTTCCACTGGCACTACGACCACCACTCCCCTGTCCAGTTCCCTTATGACCATGCTGCCAATCACAACACTGAGAGCCATCTGCAGACATTGCTCGGCAATTCCGTTGGTCGAGCAGGAGAAGTGAGCACGGGAAAAATGACTGAAGGAGACCGAAGCCAGGAAGATGAAAGGAACAGAGAGGCTGACGGTTACAGCAGCCCCCAAAGCCATCACTGTCACCCTCATCATCTGGAGCAGGACAAGCTCCTGACAAACAGAGATGTGATGGACAGTCCTCTGTCTCCTGTTGGCAACAAGATGTCATCCATCCCTGAGGTCCAAGGCATGGTCAGCATGACCTTCAGCGAGACACCATGGGAGACTATGGAGTGGCTGGACCTGACACCACCCAACTCCGCCAACGCCTTCAGCGTGGCTCAGCCCAATGTGCCCAGCATTTTTAACACAGAATTCCTGGACGTTACAGACATTAACTTGAACTCTGCCATGGACCTTCATCTGGAGCActggtga